The genomic region CCTCGACCTGCCGGTCTACTGGGGCAACCGGAACTGGCACCCGATGCTCGCCGACACGGTGGCGCAGATGCGCGACGACGGGGTGACGAACGCGCTCGCGTTCGTCACCAGCGCCTACGGGGGCTACTCCTCGTGCCGGCAGTACCAGGAGGACATCACCGCGGCCCGGGCCGCCGTCGGCCCGGACGCCCCGATGATCGAGAAGCTCCGCCAGTTCTGGGACCACCCGGGCTTCGTCGAACCGCACGTCGACGCGGTGCGGGCGGCGCTCGGGCAGCTCGACCCGGCCCGGCGGGACACGACACGCCTGGTGTTCACCGCCCACTCGGTGCCCGCGTCGATGGCCGCCAGCGCCGGCCCGCACGGCGGCCGGTACGAGGCGCAGCTGCGGGAGACGGCCCGGCTGGTGGCGGCCGCGGCCGCCCCCGACCTGCCGTACGACCTGGTGTGGCAGAGTCGCTCGGGCCCGCCCCAGGTGCCGTGGCTGGAGCCGGACGTCAACGACCACCTCGCCGCGCTCGCCGAGCAGGGCACCACCGGCGTGGTGGTGAGCCCCATCGGGTTCGTCTCCGACCACCTCGAGGTGGTCTGGGACCTGGACACCGAGGCGCTGGAGACGGCCAAGCAGCTCGGTCTGGACTTCGCCCGTGCGGCGACCCCCGGCACCGACCCGCGATTCGTGGCGATGGTCCGCGAGTTGGTGACCGAGCGGACCGACCCGGACGGGACACGGTTGCGCCGGCGACTCGGCGAGCTGCCGCTCTGGGACACCTGCCCGGCGGTGTGCTGCGTACCGGCGCGCCGCCCGTGACACCGACCCGACCCCGACACCCCCTTGGGACCACCGATGAATGACCGCAAGCCCGTCGAGAGCTGGCTCACCGACATGGACGGCGTGCTCGTGCACGAGGGACAACCCGTGCCCGGCGCACCGGAGTTCGTCAAGCGGCTGCGCGCCTCCGGCAAGCCGTTCCTGGTGCTCACCAACAACTCGATCTACACCCCCCGCGACCTCCAGGCGCGGCTGAGCCGCATGGGGCTGGACGTGCCGGAGGAGGCGATCTGGTCGTCGGCGCTGGCCACCGCGCAGTTCCTCGGCGACCAGCGGCCGGGCGGCACCGCGTACGTCATCGGCGAGGCGGGGCTCACCACGGCGCTGCACGCGGTCGGCTACGTGCTGACCGACTTCGCGCCCGACTACGTGGTGCTGGGCGAGACCCGCACCTACAGCTTCGAGGCGATCACCAAGGCGATCCGGCTGATCAACGACGGCGCCCGGTTCATCTGCACCAACCCGGACGTGACCGGGCCGTCGGTCGAGGGCGCGCTGCCCGCGGCCGGCTCGGTCGCGGCCATGATCTCCAAGGCGACCGGGGTCGAGCCGTACTTTGTCGGCAAGCCCAATCCGATGATGATGCGTTCCGCCCTGAACACGATCAACGCGCACTCGGAGAGCACCGCGATGATCGGTGACCGGATGGACACCGACATCCTCTGTGGCCTGGAGGCCGGCCTGGAGACCATCCTGGTGCTCACCGGGATCAGCACCCGGACCGAGGCGGAGCGCTACCCGTACCGCCCGTCCCGCATCGTCGACTCGGTGGCGGACCTGATCGACGAGCTCTGACTCACTCGCCTCCTCGGTGCCCACGACGAGCTCTGACCCGCCGCGTCAGCGGCGGCGAGCTGCCGGTCAGCAGGATGCCGGTGGGATGCTCTGCTCGTACTGGAAGACGTTGTGCGGGTCGTACTTCGCCTTGATCCGGCGCAGCCGGTCGAAGTGGGGTCCCCAGTAGGCGCTCTCCCATTCGGCCATCCCGATGTTCGGCACGTTGACGTAGGCGCCGTTGACGTAGGGCCGCAACGCCTGGCTGAACTCGGCGATCCAGGCCTGGGCGATCGGGGTGACGGCGTCACCGCTGTTCGGCTCTCCACGAGTGCTCCAGCCGGCGCCGGGCTCGGAGTAGAAGAGCGCGTCGCGGTGCGGGAACGCCGCGCCGCCGCGGGGTTCCTTCGTCTGGGCTCCCCGGCCGAAGGCCTGGGTGAAGAAGTTGCTGTCCTCCGAGGGAGCGTCTTCCATGAACGCGCGGATCAGGCTGATCGCCTTCTTCGGGAACGGCTCGGTGGCGAACTGCGAGAAGAACTTCCAGTTCGCGGGCTCGTCCTCCGTCGGGATCTGGAACCCGGCGTAGATCTCGCGCCAGCCCCCGGTCTGCACCGTGACCTCGGGGTCGCCGATCGAGAGGATCGGTTCCAGCAGTTCCTTCGCCGCTGCCTCCCCGCCGTCCGCGAGGACCCCGAACAGCAGGATCTGGGATTTGTGGATCTCTAGCTGGGTGCCGAGGCGGCGGTCGGTGAACGGTGCGATGCGCTGCCAGGTGTCGAACACCTCGTGCAGGTCGCCGAGGCCGGCCCAGGTCGCTTGGACGTAGGCGACCGTCTTCAGTGGAGTCACCCGGTAGGTCAGTGAGGTGACGATCCCGAAGTTGCCGTTTCCCGCGCCGCGGAGCGCCCAGAGCAGGTCCGAATGGTGGTGCAGGTCCACCTCGATCGCCTTCGCGCCGTCGGCGCCCGACGCGACGACGATCTCCGCTCCGATCAGGTTGTCGCAGGCCATGCCGAGGTACCGGGTGAGGAAGCCGAAGCCGCCGCCGAGCGTCGCGCCCGACAGGCCCACGCTTCCCTCCGTTCCGGTCGTCACCGCGAGGTCCTGCTTCCCGAGCGTGGTCACCGCCTCCAACTGATTGAGCCCGGCGCCGACGGTCGCGGTGCGAGCGTCGGCGTCGACGTGGGCCGACTTCAGCTCGCTGACGTCGATCACGATGCCGTTGTCCACGTTCGATCAGCCCTCAAGGCTGTGGCGGCCGCTGCGCACCCGCAGCGCGACGTCGTTCTGCCGCGCCCACGTCAGGGCGTTGACCACGTCCTGCGTCTCCTAGGCGAAGACGATGACCAGCGGATAGCGGACGAACAGCTCGTCCCAGCCGAGGCTCGCGTTCGCGTACCCGGGGTCTTGGGGGCGGACGATACGGCCGGTCAGCTCCGCCGGTGGACACTTCGCGCCGGACGACGAACCAGAGCTGTCGGCCGCAAGGCCCGGGGTGCCGGCCATAATGCCCGGGACGACGACCGCCCCGGCGCCAACGGCTGCGGTCGCCTTGAGCAGGTCGCGGCGAGAAAGGTCGCGCATGGTCCGTATCCTCTCGATCGGTTAGGCC from Micromonospora sp. WMMD812 harbors:
- a CDS encoding ferrochelatase, which translates into the protein MAYDAVVLVSFGGPERPEDVMPFLQNVTRGRGVPPERLAEVAEHYQHFGGVSPINQQSRELLAAIRADFAAHGLDLPVYWGNRNWHPMLADTVAQMRDDGVTNALAFVTSAYGGYSSCRQYQEDITAARAAVGPDAPMIEKLRQFWDHPGFVEPHVDAVRAALGQLDPARRDTTRLVFTAHSVPASMAASAGPHGGRYEAQLRETARLVAAAAAPDLPYDLVWQSRSGPPQVPWLEPDVNDHLAALAEQGTTGVVVSPIGFVSDHLEVVWDLDTEALETAKQLGLDFARAATPGTDPRFVAMVRELVTERTDPDGTRLRRRLGELPLWDTCPAVCCVPARRP
- a CDS encoding HAD-IIA family hydrolase; amino-acid sequence: MNDRKPVESWLTDMDGVLVHEGQPVPGAPEFVKRLRASGKPFLVLTNNSIYTPRDLQARLSRMGLDVPEEAIWSSALATAQFLGDQRPGGTAYVIGEAGLTTALHAVGYVLTDFAPDYVVLGETRTYSFEAITKAIRLINDGARFICTNPDVTGPSVEGALPAAGSVAAMISKATGVEPYFVGKPNPMMMRSALNTINAHSESTAMIGDRMDTDILCGLEAGLETILVLTGISTRTEAERYPYRPSRIVDSVADLIDEL
- a CDS encoding FAD-binding oxidoreductase; the encoded protein is MDNGIVIDVSELKSAHVDADARTATVGAGLNQLEAVTTLGKQDLAVTTGTEGSVGLSGATLGGGFGFLTRYLGMACDNLIGAEIVVASGADGAKAIEVDLHHHSDLLWALRGAGNGNFGIVTSLTYRVTPLKTVAYVQATWAGLGDLHEVFDTWQRIAPFTDRRLGTQLEIHKSQILLFGVLADGGEAAAKELLEPILSIGDPEVTVQTGGWREIYAGFQIPTEDEPANWKFFSQFATEPFPKKAISLIRAFMEDAPSEDSNFFTQAFGRGAQTKEPRGGAAFPHRDALFYSEPGAGWSTRGEPNSGDAVTPIAQAWIAEFSQALRPYVNGAYVNVPNIGMAEWESAYWGPHFDRLRRIKAKYDPHNVFQYEQSIPPASC
- a CDS encoding twin-arginine translocation signal domain-containing protein, with amino-acid sequence MRDLSRRDLLKATAAVGAGAVVVPGIMAGTPGLAADSSGSSSGAKCPPAELTGRIVRPQDPGYANASLGWDELFVRYPLVIVFA